A stretch of Bombina bombina isolate aBomBom1 chromosome 2, aBomBom1.pri, whole genome shotgun sequence DNA encodes these proteins:
- the LOC128648250 gene encoding putative nuclease HARBI1, which yields MRILNVVAGFPGSSHDAYILRNSGVWRLFETNQMPEGHLLADSAYPLKKWIWTPLKENQVVGPAELRYNEAHIRTRAIIERLFGVLKMRFRCLDRSGGDLQFSPEKAIKIIVACCCLHNMAQEHGMLNDLLPTPQPPGEIFEPDVINHPQPLNAHLERSATIQEFFSD from the exons atgcgcatattaaatgttgtggcagggttcccaggaagtagccatgatgcctacatcctcaggaattctggtgtgtggagattgtttgagacaaatcaaatgcctgaaggacatctcctcg cagattctgcatatcctcttaaaaaatggatttggacaccattgaaagagaaccaggttgttgggcctgctgaattaag atataatgaagcacatatccgaacacgtgctataatagaacgactgtttggtgttctaaaaatgcgctttcgctgcctggacagatcagggggggatctccaattcagtccggaaaaagctattaaaatcatagtggcatgttgctgtctacacaacatggcacaggagcatgggatgttgaacgacttacttccaacaccacagcccccaggtgaaatctttgagcctgatgtaattaatcatccccaacccctcaatgcccatttggagagatctgcaactattcaagaattcttttcag attga